From Staphylococcus sp. IVB6214:
TTGAAAAAGAATCGGTGTTTATTTTTATTAACGGATCCATACTTATTAGAGAATTTACGCGATGCGAAAGGCAACATTTTAGAGCATCATGACAACGACTTATTTATCAAACAAATGGCACAACTCGGTTATCAACATCAAGGATATTCAGTTGGTTATTCTCAAACGAGCCAGATTCGTTGGTTGTCAGTCTTAGATATGGCGGAGAAATCAGAAGACCAACTATTGAAAGAAATGGATTATCAAACGAGACGTAATATCAAAAAAACTTACGAAATGGATGTACAAGTTTGTACATTATCGATTGATGAAACAGGTCGTTTTTTCAAGCTATTCAGAATGGCTGAAGAAAAACACTGATTCAAGTTCCGTGATCAAGATTATTTTGAGCAGATGCAACGTATCTATTCAGGAAATAGTATGTTGAAATTAGCTTATATTGATTTGAATCATTTGTTAAAAAAGCAAAAAGTAAATATAGCTTCGTTATAACAAGCGCTTAAGGAAGCTGAACAAAAACTACAAGAAAACCCGAATTCTAAAAAAAGTAAAACAAAGCATCAACAACTAAAGCAACAATTGGAAAAACAAGAGAAAAAGCGAATAGAAACAGAACAACTCATTGAAACAGATGGACCTGTGCTAGACTTAGCAGCCGCACTTTATATCTACAATGAACATGAAATGTATTATTTATCGAGTGGATCGAATCCAAAATACAATGCGTATATGGGAGCGTATCGTTTACAATGGGAAATGATTAAGTTTGCGAAAGCACATAATATTGATCGTTATAATTTCTATGGCATTACAGGTGATTTTAGTGACACTGCAGAAGATGTAGGTGTGCAGCGTTTTAAAGAAGGTTTTAACGCACATGTAGAAGAATACATCGGTGACTTCATCAAACCAATCAAACCATTCATCTATAAACTCTATCAGCGTATTCATCGCTAACTAAAAAAGAGCCGTAAACCAAAAGTATCTTTAGACTTTTTGAGTTTACGGCTTACTTTATATTAACGACGTCGTGCAATCATATCTAAAAGTGGGCGGTATTCGTTGTCGATCAATCCTGTAAATTCAACAATAAGTTCAATTGTGACAATAATTAAGATAATCATTAAAAAGACGCCCCATGGTTGCGATAAATATAGAATGACACTTACGACACTGAACATCACTGCAATGGCATAAATTAATATAACCGTTTGACGATGTGTATAGCCTAATTCAAGCAACTTATGATGCAAGTGAGATTTATCTGCTTGCATGATATGTTGTCCTTTTTTTACACGTCGAATCATCGCAAATAATGTATCGATAAATGGTACGGCTAAAATGACCACCGGGAAAAACAGTGAAATAAATGTGATGTTCTTGAACCCGAGTAGAGAGACAAAGCCAATAATGAAGCCGAGTAACAATGCACCATTATCACCTAAAAATATTTTTGCTGGATGGAAATTAAATGCTAAAAATCCAAGTAAAGCACCAATTTGAACACTACAAATCATAATGATAAAAATGTTACCTTGCAAAATAGCGATAAATGCAATTGTTACGTAAGCGATTGTTGAAATACCGGCAGCGAGTCCATCTAAGCCATCAATTAAGTTGATAGCGTTAATAATTGCAAGGAACCAAATGATTGTAATAGGAATACTTAACCAACCGAAGTGAATTGTCGGACCGATTGGCAATGAAATAAAATCAATTGTAACGCCGTACATAACAACTATCGAAGCAGCAAAGGTTTGACCAAGCAGTTTCAAGATGGGTTTTATATCATATAAGTCATCGATTAATCCTACAAGATAAATGATAATGGCACCTAATAGTAATGGCTTTGTTTCCCGCTCAATCGGATGGCCAAGCCAAATACCGATAAAGAAAGAGATGAGTATGACGGCGCCACCCATCATAGAAATCGGTTTTGTATGTACTTTTCGGAAATTCGGTTTGTCAACAATATCTAATTTTTTTGATACAGCGATCACAACAGGTGTCACGATCAAACTGACAATCATAGAGACTGCAATGAGTGTTAATGTATACATCAGGTCACCCTCGTCAATAAATGTAATTATTTTTGAAACTTTGTGTATTATGTATATCATCAAAATAGATGATTCGTTTATGGAAACTACGATAAATGTAGATTAAAATACATTTTAATTTCTAGCTTTACTTATCTTATCACATGTTAACCAATTATATCTCTAAAAATCATATCATTTTTGTAAAAGCTTTCTGAACATTGCTGATGACAAAAAGTGACTTTTCAAATACAATAGATGTTGATGCAAAGGAGACGACGCTTATGATTCAAGCAATTATTTATAATATCTCTGTTACAATTGCAGGTATATATGTATTTCATCGTCTGCAATATGCAGAATCACATGATTTTCGTTTTTCAAAAAGTTATATGACCGTTTTAATGACAATTGTTGGATTACTACTCACATATTATCCAGTACCTATTGCGGGCTATGCAATTCTTTTATCATTTGTACCGGTGCTCTTTTTAGGCCGTTATACAAATGCCATTTATACATTTTTGTCAGCAATTATTTTAGCACTTGTCGGCTATTTCGTCTTATCAATGCCACTGATATTTGCGATTGCATTAATTATCATAGCTGGTGTGGCAAGTACGATTGGGCCATTTATTAAATATAATCATATCATTGCTATTCAAATTTTAAATGTCATCAGTATTATTATTTTACTCGTTATCGCATGGTTTGCGCCGAACTATGATACGGAAGCGGTTCTTTACTTAGTGCCACTTTCCATTGTGACCACTTTAATAACAGCATTCTTTTATATGGATGTCCATCGATTCTTCCGTCTCATTGACCGCTATGAGAATGAAGAGAAGATTGATTATCTGACAGGTCTTGGAAATGTAAAAGAGTTTGATAGACACCTGAATGAGATATCGAATGAAGCACAACAACGAAATCAAAGCTTAGGGTTACTTTTAATTGATATTGATGGTTTCAAGGACGTCAATGATGCGCACTCACATGAAGCAGGGGATGCCGTTTTAAAACAAATGGCGCATTTACTTGAAAACTATGTGCCAAAAGATACGAAGATTTTCCGTAATGGTGGAGAAGAGTTTTCAATTGTATTACGCGATTGTTCTTTAGATGCGTGCGTAAAACTGGCAGAAAGCATTCGTGTTGCTGTTGAGAAGTCAAGTTTTCACTTACCTAACAAAACAGTCATTAAGTTATCTGTATCGATTGGTGTTGGGTATCTCACAGACGACGTATACAAATCACAGCGCAAAGTTTTCAAAGATGCAGATGATATGTTGCATGTTGCGAAAAATGAAGGGCGCAACAAAGTGATGTTTAACCCGATTATCAAGTTACAATAGTGATAGGAAGACCTCAAAATTCGAGATGGATTTTGAGGTCTTTTGTGATTTATGCTTGATGCAAACGAACGATAGCATCTCGAATGTGTGGATTTAATGATTCGTATTGGTTTACATCCATTGCGTCAACCCATACGTATTGATCAAATTCACCCGTATCGATACGCAAATGAGAGATATCATTAATTTTTACATGATATGTATAGACGCAACGTTGATGAGCTTTATTAATAAATTCGTAACCTAAACATTGAAATTCAGAAATATCGAGATTCGTTTCTTCTTTGGCTTCACGTATGATTGCAGCATCCATACTCTCATTATACTGAACTTTACCGGCTGGAACGTTCCATAAACCCGGTGCGACTTCTACATCAGGACGTCGTCGACATATTAGAAATTTGCCGTTATGTTCTATTATCAATTCAACAGCAAAGCGGAATGATGACATATCTATATCTTGTGCCATTTGATGATGAATGTGTGCAAGAATTTCTATCTGTTCCTGATAATCGAGAATGTTTGTGTGTGATTGGTTATGAATAAAAAACTTATCAAGTATATCTCTATTGATAAGTGGTTGATTTTCATATGGGTATTTAGATGATGAGACATCAATGTCTTTTAACTGAATGACTTCAAACGGTTCACCGTCTAAAAGTTGTGTATTTTTGTAAAGGTGTATGTCGAAAAGCTGATGCCTCGGATTACTGATGATTTTAATCGTCAATAACGGCCCCATATTAATTTCTATCACTTCTTCAGCGTGTGCCGACTGTGATATATGAAGGCTTGCGGTCGTTATTTTATGACCTGATGCATCGATATAATCAATGAAGGTGTTGAGACCGAATTCACCGAAGTATTTAAGTATGTTCAAGTTTTGGTAGATTTTCTCATCAGTTGGAATACTTAACTTGTCATTGAGTACTTTGCCGTAATAGGGATAGAAGTCACTCGGTCGATAATCTGACACGTGGAAAACCTTCTCATGTTCTATAAAACCGTGTTTTTTATTGATGTCAGTAAAGAATGTGAGTAAGTCTATTAAATGATAACCGTCATGCATAAGCTTACCATATCCATACTTATAAGGATTTGATTCTTTCAATACGACATCGTTTGAACTTTCTATCATATGGTTTGAATAAGACATATGAATGTGTTGAATTGGTACACGGTAGGTTGAAACAATTTGTTCGAGTAGATGATACACATATTGATAACCCATATGTGCACGTTTTAATGAATATATTTCAAATAAATGCGGTGTACTTGCTTGCCATTTTTCAATAATTTTTTCGTAGTTTTCTTTGATTGAATAAGCACCTACTAATGTATTGGTATACATCGGTAATGTAAGTGGTGGGTCACATAAAATGTTGAGATGCATGTTTAAACAAAAATCGATGTAAACATCATGGCTACGTGATTCGGTTGTAATGACTGCATGTGTGATGTCATAATTTTTAACGATGTGTTGTAATGCTTTGTAGATATCAGGTGGCAACTGTCGCATATGTTGAATAGCATCATCTAAAAAATAGGTTTCGTAATCAACAGCGCAGTGTGTGAGTAACTTATTGATTTTAGCTTTTGCCGAGTATAAATCTACAATGATTATCTTTTCAAATTTTGATGCATCATTGAGATAGTGATGATAGAGATTCTCGGCTTGTTTACCAAATCCGAACAATATACATTTCATTGAATCATCCTCTTTGTGAAAAATATTGTATAAATAATCTTTAAAGTTGTCAAAATACCTTTAACTAATTAAATTATTATTATTAATTATTAGAGTGAAGAAATGAAATGTGACATAAGTAAATCTTATGATATTGAAAATCTGATGAAAAAAGTTTGATTGATTTGACTTTTTGTATTGCAACGCCCGTTATTACAAGGTAGACTGACAATTGATTTGATGGATAAAAAAAGGAGGATGTTTCATGCCCGAAGCATTGACGATTATAGATGAAAATAAAGTCATAGATGTAGTGTTACTTGCGGGTAAAGTGTTACTTGAAAGTGGCGCCGAAACCTATCGTGTAGAAGATACGATGGGGCGTATTGCGGCGAGTTTCGGTTTAGAAGATACTTATTCTTTCGTGACGTCGACTGCGATTATCTTCTCACTCAATGATCGTACAAATACGCGACTTGTTCGTGTGCGTGAACGAACAACAGACCTGGAGAAGATTGCCATTGCGAATAATGTTTCACGTAAAATTTCACGCAATGAATTGTCATTAGATGAAGCGAAGTCAGAATTGATTCATTTAGAACAGGCATCATTACAGTATTCTTTTATTGTGAAATTTTTATCTGCAGCCATTGCATCAGGATTCTTCATGTTTATGTTTGGTGGCGTTCGTCATGACTTCCCGTATGCAGTATTAGCAGGTGCAGGGGCGTTTTTGACATTCGATATCGTGCAGAGATTTATACAGATTAAGTTCTTTTCAGAGTTTATCAGTTCAACGGTGGTGATTGTCATTGCGGCATTTTTCACCAAAATCGGTTGGGCAATCAATCAAGATATTATTACGATTGCAGGTGTTATGCCACTCGTACCCGGTATTCTCATCACAAATGCAATTCGTGACTTAATGGCAGGGGAATTACTTGCAGGTATGTCACGAGGTGTTGAAGCGGCACTGACAGCATTCGCAATCGGCGCAGGTGTTGCGATTGTTTTACTTATTTTTTAGAGAGGGGGAGCATGATTGACGACGGTATTGTATTATGCAGCACAATATGTAATTAGTTTTATTTCAACAATGTTATTTTCTATCTTGTTTAATGCCCCGAAACGTCTGTTATTAGCGTCAGGATTTGTAGGTGCGACAGGATGGATTATTTATAAATTTACGCTCGACTTGAACTACGGGACCGTAATGGCTGCCTTTTTCGGAAGCTTTATCTTAGGTATGATGAGTCACACGATGAGTCGCCATTACAAACGCCCTGTTATCATCTTTATTGTGCCGGGTATTATTCCACTCGTTCCTGGGGGCGCA
This genomic window contains:
- a CDS encoding MraY family glycosyltransferase, coding for MYTLTLIAVSMIVSLIVTPVVIAVSKKLDIVDKPNFRKVHTKPISMMGGAVILISFFIGIWLGHPIERETKPLLLGAIIIYLVGLIDDLYDIKPILKLLGQTFAASIVVMYGVTIDFISLPIGPTIHFGWLSIPITIIWFLAIINAINLIDGLDGLAAGISTIAYVTIAFIAILQGNIFIIMICSVQIGALLGFLAFNFHPAKIFLGDNGALLLGFIIGFVSLLGFKNITFISLFFPVVILAVPFIDTLFAMIRRVKKGQHIMQADKSHLHHKLLELGYTHRQTVILIYAIAVMFSVVSVILYLSQPWGVFLMIILIIVTIELIVEFTGLIDNEYRPLLDMIARRR
- a CDS encoding diguanylate cyclase yields the protein MIQAIIYNISVTIAGIYVFHRLQYAESHDFRFSKSYMTVLMTIVGLLLTYYPVPIAGYAILLSFVPVLFLGRYTNAIYTFLSAIILALVGYFVLSMPLIFAIALIIIAGVASTIGPFIKYNHIIAIQILNVISIIILLVIAWFAPNYDTEAVLYLVPLSIVTTLITAFFYMDVHRFFRLIDRYENEEKIDYLTGLGNVKEFDRHLNEISNEAQQRNQSLGLLLIDIDGFKDVNDAHSHEAGDAVLKQMAHLLENYVPKDTKIFRNGGEEFSIVLRDCSLDACVKLAESIRVAVEKSSFHLPNKTVIKLSVSIGVGYLTDDVYKSQRKVFKDADDMLHVAKNEGRNKVMFNPIIKLQ
- a CDS encoding NUDIX hydrolase, encoding MKCILFGFGKQAENLYHHYLNDASKFEKIIIVDLYSAKAKINKLLTHCAVDYETYFLDDAIQHMRQLPPDIYKALQHIVKNYDITHAVITTESRSHDVYIDFCLNMHLNILCDPPLTLPMYTNTLVGAYSIKENYEKIIEKWQASTPHLFEIYSLKRAHMGYQYVYHLLEQIVSTYRVPIQHIHMSYSNHMIESSNDVVLKESNPYKYGYGKLMHDGYHLIDLLTFFTDINKKHGFIEHEKVFHVSDYRPSDFYPYYGKVLNDKLSIPTDEKIYQNLNILKYFGEFGLNTFIDYIDASGHKITTASLHISQSAHAEEVIEINMGPLLTIKIISNPRHQLFDIHLYKNTQLLDGEPFEVIQLKDIDVSSSKYPYENQPLINRDILDKFFIHNQSHTNILDYQEQIEILAHIHHQMAQDIDMSSFRFAVELIIEHNGKFLICRRRPDVEVAPGLWNVPAGKVQYNESMDAAIIREAKEETNLDISEFQCLGYEFINKAHQRCVYTYHVKINDISHLRIDTGEFDQYVWVDAMDVNQYESLNPHIRDAIVRLHQA
- a CDS encoding threonine/serine exporter family protein, whose amino-acid sequence is MPEALTIIDENKVIDVVLLAGKVLLESGAETYRVEDTMGRIAASFGLEDTYSFVTSTAIIFSLNDRTNTRLVRVRERTTDLEKIAIANNVSRKISRNELSLDEAKSELIHLEQASLQYSFIVKFLSAAIASGFFMFMFGGVRHDFPYAVLAGAGAFLTFDIVQRFIQIKFFSEFISSTVVIVIAAFFTKIGWAINQDIITIAGVMPLVPGILITNAIRDLMAGELLAGMSRGVEAALTAFAIGAGVAIVLLIF
- a CDS encoding threonine/serine exporter family protein — encoded protein: MTTVLYYAAQYVISFISTMLFSILFNAPKRLLLASGFVGATGWIIYKFTLDLNYGTVMAAFFGSFILGMMSHTMSRHYKRPVIIFIVPGIIPLVPGGAAYEATRLLVTNSYTAAVNQFLEVTLNSGAIAFGILCAEIFYYIYTRIKQAYGKLKGKTYRKGYHMNNRI